Proteins from a single region of Synchiropus splendidus isolate RoL2022-P1 chromosome 3, RoL_Sspl_1.0, whole genome shotgun sequence:
- the phka1a gene encoding phosphorylase b kinase regulatory subunit alpha, skeletal muscle isoform isoform X4, translated as MRSRSNSGVKLDNYARIVQQTILQHQDPVTGLLPGSTDQPDAWVRDNVYSILSVWALSLAYRKNADRDEDKAKAYELEQSVVKLMRGILQCIMRQLDKVEKFKYSRSTSDSLHAKYNTRTCATVVGDDQWGHLQVDATSLFLLFLAQMTASGLHIVYTQDEVDVVQNLMFYIEAAYKVADYGMWERGDKTNQGITEINASSIGTAKAALEALDDLNLFGAKGGPGSVVHALADDIQHCQSILTSMLPRASMSKEVDAGVLAIISYPAFAVEDINIVNMTKEEIISKLQGRYGCCRFLRDGHKTPKEDPNRLYYESAELKLFENIECEWPLFWTYLILDGIFINSPQQVEEYQEALEGILIKQKDGIRLLPELYSVPSDKVEEEYMNPHSVERVPMGKLPLKWGQSLYILGKLLSEGFLAPGEIDPLNRRFSTITKPDVVVQVSILAETEEIKELLLKDGIDVETVADIHPIHVQPSRVLSHIYARLGRNPRLGLTGRPNRRIGVLGTSKFYIIRNTMFSFTPQFIDHQQFYLALDNKMIVEMLRTEISYLASRWRMTGRPTVTFPISQSMLTEDRTNLDPAVVATLRKLQDGYYGGARIQTGKLSEFLTTSCFAHLSFLDGKVPGSMHRPDEEYDDDDDGEGYVHELRCDDEADDLAEYLDHLLAHSAPKKPQKQQAGALGRFKAAATKTKEMVTLMSKAQTLDVQNVNMYLSNKLFRSPQPSLNLNLPESPAPHDSQVPEVTVTPQSGIPRDPSGAIDHHALVQLLRDTESLRDQADILYILYKDKGMEWDTRLHGKGPTVRALLTDLYEKAGELKHWGLIRMISGMLKKKVEELDSACSDLLAHQKHLTVGLPPEPREKTITAPIPPDQLADLIDKASENNISVAILTQEIMVYLAMSIRTQPSLFSEMFRLRIGLIIQVMATELAQSLNCSGEEATESLMSLSPSELKNLLHHILSGKEFGVQRSVRDLDAGVSPAISIHHLGNVGATKSERAGISKLKSDMKMLEQAMMSPRKSLRSQSLDIENIESGRYRLPSIESLDIPEGITVSKDTRHGQWLRRRRLDGALNRVPVGFYKKVWNILQKCHGLSIEGFVLPSSTTREMTPGEIKFSVHVETVLNRVPQPEYRQLLVEAILVLTMLADVEIPSIGSIIHVEKIVHLANDMFYKDQRDLEAEEHILERDPSTGVCRLLYDSAPSGRFGSMTYLTKAVAVYVQDFLPCGSCAVQ; from the exons ATGAGAAGCAGAAGCAACTCAGGCGTGAAACTTGACAACTATGCTCGGATCGTCCAACAAACTATCCTGCAACACCAG GATCCAGTCACGGGTCTTCTGCCTGGCAGCACTGATCAGCCAGACGCCTGGGTGAGAGACAATGTCTACAGCATCCTGTCAGTGTGGGCCCTCAGTCTTGCCTACAGGAAGAACGCTGACCGGGATGAAGATAAAGCCAAGGCCTACGAACTTGAGCAG AGTGTGGTCAAGCTCATGAGAGGAATCCTCCAGTGTATAATGAGGCAG CTGGACAAGGTAGAGAAGTTCAAGTACAGCAGAAGCACCTCAGACTCACTCCATGCTAAGTACAACACCAGGACCTGCGCCACCGTTGTCGGAGATGACCAGTGGGGTCACCTGCAGGTCGACGCCACCTCTCTCTTCCTGCTCTTCCTTGCACAAATGACAGCTTCTG GTCTTCATATAGTCTACACTCAAGATGAAGTGGATGTTGTTCAAAATCTCATGTTTTACATCGAGGCAGCCTACAAAGTGGCA GATTATGGCATGTGGGAACGTGGAGACAAAACTAACCAGGGCATCACTGAGATCAATGCCAGCTCTATTGGCACAGccaag GCTGCGCTGGAGGCTTTAGATGACCTTAACCTGTTTGGAGCCAAAGGAGGTCCTGGATCTGTTGTCCATGCTCTAGCCGATGACATTCAGCACTGCCAG TCCATCCTGACCTCCATGTTGCCTCGAGCATCCATGTCCAAGGAGGTGGATGCGGGCGTCTTGGCCATCATCTCGTATCCTGCGTTTGCTGTGGAAGACATCAACATTGTCAATATGACCAAGGAAGAGATCATATCTAAGCTGCAG GGTCGATACGGCTGCTGCAGGTTTCTACGAGACGGACACAAAACTCCTAAAGAG GATCCAAACCGTCTTTATTATGAGTCCGCTGAGCTCAAGTTGTTTGAGAACATTGAGTGTGAGTGGCCTCTGTTCTGGACCTACCTCATTCTGGATGGTATTTTCATCAACAGCCCACAGCAG GTAGAAGAATACCAGGAAGCTCTGGAGGGAATCCTGATCAAACAGAAAGATGGCATCCGGCTCCTCCCAGAACTCTACAGTGTTCCATCAGATAAA GTGGAGGAAGAGTACATGAACCCTCACTCTGTGGAGAGAGTTCCGATGGGAAAACTACCGCTAAAATGGGGACAGTCACTCTACATTCTGGGAAAACTTCTGAGTGAG gGTTTTCTGGCGCCAGGTGAGATCGACCCGTTAAACCGACGTTTCTCCACCATCACCAAGCCTGATGTGGTGGTGCAGG TGTCCATTCTGGCTGAGACGGAGGAGATCAAAGAGCTGCTTCTGAAGGACGGAATAGATGTGGAGACGGTGGCCGACATCCATCCCATCCACGTACAGCCATCCAGAGTCCTCAGTCACATCTATGCCAGACTTG GTCGCAACCCTCGCCTCGGTCTGACCGGACGTCCCAACAGGAGAATAGGGGTTCTGGGGACCTCCAAGTTCTACATCATCAGAAACACCATGTTCTCTTTCACTCCCCAG TTTATTGACCATCAACAGTTCTACCTGGCCTTGGACAACAAGATGATCGTGGAGATGCTTAGGACTGAAATTTCCTACCTTGCTTCGAGATGGAGGATGACTGGCCGGCCCACGGTCACGTTCCCCATCTCACAGTCGATGCTGA CTGAGGACCGCACGAACCTGGACCCTGCTGTCGTGGCAACACTTAGGAAGTTACAAGATGGTTACTATGGAGGCGCCAG GATCCAGACGGGCAAGCTGTCAGAGTTTTTGACCACTTCGTGCTTCGCTCACCTCAGCTTCTTGGATGGTAAGGTGCCTGGCAGCATGCACCGTCCCGATGAAgagtatgatgatgatgatgacggcgAAGGATACGTGCATGAATTACGATGTGATGATG AGGCCGATGACCTTGCTGAGTATTTGGACCACCTTTTGGCCCACTCAGCTCCTAAGAAACCCCAGAAGCAGCAGGCAGGGGCTCTGGGGAGATTCAAGGCTGCAGCCAccaagaccaaggagatggtgaCTCTAATGAGCAAGGCTCAAACTCTCGACGTCCAGA ATGTTAACATGTATCTGTCCAACAAGCTGTTCCGCTCCCCTCAGCCGTCTCTCAACCTCAATCTCCCAGAATCCCCTGCACCGCACGACAGCCAG GTTCCAGAGGTGACCGTGACCCCACAGAGCGGAATCCCCAGAGATCCCAGCGGAGCCATCGATCATCACGCGCTGGTCCAGCTgctgagagacacagagagtcTCCGCGACCAGGCGGACATCCTCTACATCCTCTACAAAGACAA GGGGATGGAGTGGGACACCCGTCTTCATGGTAAAGGCCCCACGGTGAGGGCACTGCTGACAGATCTCTATGAGAAAGCCGGCGAACTCAAACACTGGGGGCTGATCCGGATGATCTCTGGCATGctgaagaagaaggtggaggagctggactcG GCTTGCTCCGATTTGCTGGCGCACCAGAAGCACCTAACGGTGGGCCTCCCCCCTGAACCACGAGAGAAAACCATCACTGCTCCGATTCCTCCTGACCAGTTGGCTGACCTCATCGACAAGGCCAGCGAGAACAACATCAGTGTGGCCATTCTCACTCAA GAGATTATGGTGTATCTGGCCATGAGCATCAGGACACAGCCCAGCCTTTTCAGCGAGATGTTTCGCCTGCGGATCGGCCTCATCATCCAGGTGATGGCTACTGAGCTGGCCCAGTCGCTCAACTGCTCAG GAGAGGAGGCCACAGAGAGCCTGATGAGTCTGAGTCCATCAGAGCTGAAGAATCTTCTCCACCACATCCTCAGTGGGAAGGAGTTTGGAGTTCAGCGCAGCG TGAGAGACCTCGATGCTGGAGTCAGTCCTGCCATTTCCATCCATCACCTGGGTAACGTGGGCGCCACCAAGAGCGAGCGGGCTGGAATCAGCAAACTGAAGAGTGACATGAAGATG CTTGAACAGGCCATGATGTCTCCACGCAAG AGCCTGAGGTCTCAGTCCCTGGACATAGAGAACATCGAGTCTGGG AGGTACAGACTTCCATCAATAGAGTCTCTGGATATTCCTGAGGGCATCACCGTCTCCAAGGACACCAGGCACGGGCAGTGGCTGCGCAGGAGGCGTCTGGACGGCGCCTTAAATCGAGTGCCTGTGGGCTTCTACAAGAAAGTCTGGAATATTCTACAGAAA TGTCACGGACTGTCCATCGAGGGCTTCGTCCTTCCTTCTTCAACCACCAGAGAG ATGACCCCTGGAGAGATCAAGTTCTCTGTCCATGTGGAGACGGTGCTGAACCGTGTCCCTCAGCCTGAATACAGACAACTTCTGGTGGAGGCCATTCTGGTCCTCACCATGCTGGCGGACGTGGAGATTCCAAGCATCGGCTCCATCATCCATGTGGAGAAGATCGTCCACCTCGCCAACGACATGTTCTACAAGGACCAG AGAGATCTGGAAGCTGAAGAACACATCCTTGAACGAGACCCCTCCACAGGAGTGTGCAGGCTATTGTACGACAGCGCTCCTAGTGGTCGCTTTGGCAGCATGACCTACCTCACCAAGGCCGTGGCCGTCTACGTGCAGGACTTCCTGCCCTGTGGCTCGTGCGCTGTGCAGTGA
- the phka1a gene encoding phosphorylase b kinase regulatory subunit alpha, skeletal muscle isoform isoform X3 — MRSRSNSGVKLDNYARIVQQTILQHQDPVTGLLPGSTDQPDAWVRDNVYSILSVWALSLAYRKNADRDEDKAKAYELEQSVVKLMRGILQCIMRQLDKVEKFKYSRSTSDSLHAKYNTRTCATVVGDDQWGHLQVDATSLFLLFLAQMTASGLHIVYTQDEVDVVQNLMFYIEAAYKVADYGMWERGDKTNQGITEINASSIGTAKAALEALDDLNLFGAKGGPGSVVHALADDIQHCQSILTSMLPRASMSKEVDAGVLAIISYPAFAVEDINIVNMTKEEIISKLQGRYGCCRFLRDGHKTPKEDPNRLYYESAELKLFENIECEWPLFWTYLILDGIFINSPQQVEEYQEALEGILIKQKDGIRLLPELYSVPSDKVEEEYMNPHSVERVPMGKLPLKWGQSLYILGKLLSEGFLAPGEIDPLNRRFSTITKPDVVVQVSILAETEEIKELLLKDGIDVETVADIHPIHVQPSRVLSHIYARLGRNPRLGLTGRPNRRIGVLGTSKFYIIRNTMFSFTPQFIDHQQFYLALDNKMIVEMLRTEISYLASRWRMTGRPTVTFPISQSMLTEDRTNLDPAVVATLRKLQDGYYGGARIQTGKLSEFLTTSCFAHLSFLDGKVPGSMHRPDEEYDDDDDGEGYVHELRCDDEADDLAEYLDHLLAHSAPKKPQKQQAGALGRFKAAATKTKEMVTLMSKAQTLDVQNVNMYLSNKLFRSPQPSLNLNLPESPAPHDSQVPEVTVTPQSGIPRDPSGAIDHHALVQLLRDTESLRDQADILYILYKDKGMEWDTRLHGKGPTVRALLTDLYEKAGELKHWGLIRMISGMLKKKVEELDSACSDLLAHQKHLTVGLPPEPREKTITAPIPPDQLADLIDKASENNISVAILTQEIMVYLAMSIRTQPSLFSEMFRLRIGLIIQVMATELAQSLNCSGEEATESLMSLSPSELKNLLHHILSGKEFGVQRSVRDLDAGVSPAISIHHLGNVGATKSERAGISKLKSDMKMGEHRLSLTEFFMTDRRVSMTDSVKLEQAMMSPRKSLRSQSLDIENIESGRYRLPSIESLDIPEGITVSKDTRHGQWLRRRRLDGALNRVPVGFYKKVWNILQKCHGLSIEGFVLPSSTTREMTPGEIKFSVHVETVLNRVPQPEYRQLLVEAILVLTMLADVEIPSIGSIIHVEKIVHLANDMFYKDQRDLEAEEHILERDPSTGVCRLLYDSAPSGRFGSMTYLTKAVAVYVQDFLPCGSCAVQ; from the exons ATGAGAAGCAGAAGCAACTCAGGCGTGAAACTTGACAACTATGCTCGGATCGTCCAACAAACTATCCTGCAACACCAG GATCCAGTCACGGGTCTTCTGCCTGGCAGCACTGATCAGCCAGACGCCTGGGTGAGAGACAATGTCTACAGCATCCTGTCAGTGTGGGCCCTCAGTCTTGCCTACAGGAAGAACGCTGACCGGGATGAAGATAAAGCCAAGGCCTACGAACTTGAGCAG AGTGTGGTCAAGCTCATGAGAGGAATCCTCCAGTGTATAATGAGGCAG CTGGACAAGGTAGAGAAGTTCAAGTACAGCAGAAGCACCTCAGACTCACTCCATGCTAAGTACAACACCAGGACCTGCGCCACCGTTGTCGGAGATGACCAGTGGGGTCACCTGCAGGTCGACGCCACCTCTCTCTTCCTGCTCTTCCTTGCACAAATGACAGCTTCTG GTCTTCATATAGTCTACACTCAAGATGAAGTGGATGTTGTTCAAAATCTCATGTTTTACATCGAGGCAGCCTACAAAGTGGCA GATTATGGCATGTGGGAACGTGGAGACAAAACTAACCAGGGCATCACTGAGATCAATGCCAGCTCTATTGGCACAGccaag GCTGCGCTGGAGGCTTTAGATGACCTTAACCTGTTTGGAGCCAAAGGAGGTCCTGGATCTGTTGTCCATGCTCTAGCCGATGACATTCAGCACTGCCAG TCCATCCTGACCTCCATGTTGCCTCGAGCATCCATGTCCAAGGAGGTGGATGCGGGCGTCTTGGCCATCATCTCGTATCCTGCGTTTGCTGTGGAAGACATCAACATTGTCAATATGACCAAGGAAGAGATCATATCTAAGCTGCAG GGTCGATACGGCTGCTGCAGGTTTCTACGAGACGGACACAAAACTCCTAAAGAG GATCCAAACCGTCTTTATTATGAGTCCGCTGAGCTCAAGTTGTTTGAGAACATTGAGTGTGAGTGGCCTCTGTTCTGGACCTACCTCATTCTGGATGGTATTTTCATCAACAGCCCACAGCAG GTAGAAGAATACCAGGAAGCTCTGGAGGGAATCCTGATCAAACAGAAAGATGGCATCCGGCTCCTCCCAGAACTCTACAGTGTTCCATCAGATAAA GTGGAGGAAGAGTACATGAACCCTCACTCTGTGGAGAGAGTTCCGATGGGAAAACTACCGCTAAAATGGGGACAGTCACTCTACATTCTGGGAAAACTTCTGAGTGAG gGTTTTCTGGCGCCAGGTGAGATCGACCCGTTAAACCGACGTTTCTCCACCATCACCAAGCCTGATGTGGTGGTGCAGG TGTCCATTCTGGCTGAGACGGAGGAGATCAAAGAGCTGCTTCTGAAGGACGGAATAGATGTGGAGACGGTGGCCGACATCCATCCCATCCACGTACAGCCATCCAGAGTCCTCAGTCACATCTATGCCAGACTTG GTCGCAACCCTCGCCTCGGTCTGACCGGACGTCCCAACAGGAGAATAGGGGTTCTGGGGACCTCCAAGTTCTACATCATCAGAAACACCATGTTCTCTTTCACTCCCCAG TTTATTGACCATCAACAGTTCTACCTGGCCTTGGACAACAAGATGATCGTGGAGATGCTTAGGACTGAAATTTCCTACCTTGCTTCGAGATGGAGGATGACTGGCCGGCCCACGGTCACGTTCCCCATCTCACAGTCGATGCTGA CTGAGGACCGCACGAACCTGGACCCTGCTGTCGTGGCAACACTTAGGAAGTTACAAGATGGTTACTATGGAGGCGCCAG GATCCAGACGGGCAAGCTGTCAGAGTTTTTGACCACTTCGTGCTTCGCTCACCTCAGCTTCTTGGATGGTAAGGTGCCTGGCAGCATGCACCGTCCCGATGAAgagtatgatgatgatgatgacggcgAAGGATACGTGCATGAATTACGATGTGATGATG AGGCCGATGACCTTGCTGAGTATTTGGACCACCTTTTGGCCCACTCAGCTCCTAAGAAACCCCAGAAGCAGCAGGCAGGGGCTCTGGGGAGATTCAAGGCTGCAGCCAccaagaccaaggagatggtgaCTCTAATGAGCAAGGCTCAAACTCTCGACGTCCAGA ATGTTAACATGTATCTGTCCAACAAGCTGTTCCGCTCCCCTCAGCCGTCTCTCAACCTCAATCTCCCAGAATCCCCTGCACCGCACGACAGCCAG GTTCCAGAGGTGACCGTGACCCCACAGAGCGGAATCCCCAGAGATCCCAGCGGAGCCATCGATCATCACGCGCTGGTCCAGCTgctgagagacacagagagtcTCCGCGACCAGGCGGACATCCTCTACATCCTCTACAAAGACAA GGGGATGGAGTGGGACACCCGTCTTCATGGTAAAGGCCCCACGGTGAGGGCACTGCTGACAGATCTCTATGAGAAAGCCGGCGAACTCAAACACTGGGGGCTGATCCGGATGATCTCTGGCATGctgaagaagaaggtggaggagctggactcG GCTTGCTCCGATTTGCTGGCGCACCAGAAGCACCTAACGGTGGGCCTCCCCCCTGAACCACGAGAGAAAACCATCACTGCTCCGATTCCTCCTGACCAGTTGGCTGACCTCATCGACAAGGCCAGCGAGAACAACATCAGTGTGGCCATTCTCACTCAA GAGATTATGGTGTATCTGGCCATGAGCATCAGGACACAGCCCAGCCTTTTCAGCGAGATGTTTCGCCTGCGGATCGGCCTCATCATCCAGGTGATGGCTACTGAGCTGGCCCAGTCGCTCAACTGCTCAG GAGAGGAGGCCACAGAGAGCCTGATGAGTCTGAGTCCATCAGAGCTGAAGAATCTTCTCCACCACATCCTCAGTGGGAAGGAGTTTGGAGTTCAGCGCAGCG TGAGAGACCTCGATGCTGGAGTCAGTCCTGCCATTTCCATCCATCACCTGGGTAACGTGGGCGCCACCAAGAGCGAGCGGGCTGGAATCAGCAAACTGAAGAGTGACATGAAGATG gGGGAGCACAGGTTGTCCTTGACTGAGTTTTTTATG ACGGATCGAAGGGTCTCAATGACAGACTCTGTGAAG CTTGAACAGGCCATGATGTCTCCACGCAAG AGCCTGAGGTCTCAGTCCCTGGACATAGAGAACATCGAGTCTGGG AGGTACAGACTTCCATCAATAGAGTCTCTGGATATTCCTGAGGGCATCACCGTCTCCAAGGACACCAGGCACGGGCAGTGGCTGCGCAGGAGGCGTCTGGACGGCGCCTTAAATCGAGTGCCTGTGGGCTTCTACAAGAAAGTCTGGAATATTCTACAGAAA TGTCACGGACTGTCCATCGAGGGCTTCGTCCTTCCTTCTTCAACCACCAGAGAG ATGACCCCTGGAGAGATCAAGTTCTCTGTCCATGTGGAGACGGTGCTGAACCGTGTCCCTCAGCCTGAATACAGACAACTTCTGGTGGAGGCCATTCTGGTCCTCACCATGCTGGCGGACGTGGAGATTCCAAGCATCGGCTCCATCATCCATGTGGAGAAGATCGTCCACCTCGCCAACGACATGTTCTACAAGGACCAG AGAGATCTGGAAGCTGAAGAACACATCCTTGAACGAGACCCCTCCACAGGAGTGTGCAGGCTATTGTACGACAGCGCTCCTAGTGGTCGCTTTGGCAGCATGACCTACCTCACCAAGGCCGTGGCCGTCTACGTGCAGGACTTCCTGCCCTGTGGCTCGTGCGCTGTGCAGTGA